Proteins encoded by one window of Microplitis mediator isolate UGA2020A chromosome 1, iyMicMedi2.1, whole genome shotgun sequence:
- the LOC130665563 gene encoding peptidyl-prolyl cis-trans isomerase Fkbp12, which produces MGVNVEVISPGDGQTYPKTGQVVVVHYTGTFTNGQKFDSSRDHGMPFKFKIGKGEVIKGWDQGVAQMSVGERARLTCSPDFAYGSQGHPGNIPPNATLIFDVELIKVQP; this is translated from the exons ATGGGTGTGAATGTAGAAGTAATATCCCCTGGAgatg GTCAAACATATCCAAAAACAGGACAAGTTGTTGTGGTTCATTATACAg GTACATTCACAAATGGCCAAAAGTTCGACTCTAGTCGTGACCACGGGATGccattcaaattcaaaattggaaAAGGTGAAGTAATCAAAGGCTGGGATCAAGGAGTAGCTCAGATGTCAGTAGGGGAGCGTGCAAGACTTACATGTTCACCGGACTTTGCATATGGCAGTCAAGGCCATCCTGGA AATATACCACCAAATGCAACCCTAATTTTCGACGTAGAATTAATCAAAGTTCAACCTTGA